The sequence below is a genomic window from Desulfuromonas sp. TF.
TCGTAGATGGTGACGGCCGGCACCACGAGCGCCGCCACGTCCCGCAGCGGTTCGGCGAATGCCTCGGCGTTGGGACCGTCGGCGAAATACTCCAGCCAGGCGCTCGAATCGACGACGTTCACAGGCGATCGTCCTCGCGGGGCACAGTCGTGTCGATCCCCTTGAGAAAGCCCCGCATGGAGCCGATCTCCTGCTCAGGGATCAATTCGATGCGATTGCCATAAGCGATGACCTGCATGCGCTGGCCGGGAACCAGATTAAGTTTTTCCCGTACGGAGCGGGGTATGACGACCTGAAATTTCGGGGATACCTTCACGGCTTCCATAGGTTACTCCATCGATTATGATTTCGTATGACGATAATGTAATCGAAAGGGCACGTCAAGCAAAATGGCAATTTTTCAATTCAATGGCAGCCTCTCGCGATAAGTTCAGTTGAAAATTACAAGCTTTTGTAAAAACTGGATTTTCGTTGCGGCGTTGCGTGATCACTGGTTTTGCAAGTATGTAGGCCAGGATAAGGCGTCCAGTCGTCCCGGCAAGCCTGAGGCACCGCTGTTCTGACCGGCTGCCGGAAACGCTTCGCTTATTCCGGCCTACCGTCCTCTGTCCTCCGTTCTACCTCCTCCGAACCCCGCTCAAAGCCGCTCCCGCATAAGCTGCCGCGGCGACGAGGAAGACGACGGTAAACCCGGCTTCGACGGCGATGATGGTGGCCAGGGCGGTGCTCAGGACCGAGAGGCAGCCGTTGATCCCCCAGGCCCAGGGGACGTCGGCCTCGCGGCGGCGGGAGAGAGACTGCAGACCCAGGGGGAAGGGGAATCCCATGGCGAAAGACGGCGGAGCAAGGAGCAGGAGGGTGAGGAGGACCTTCCAGCTCAGGGGGAGGGCGATGGTGAGGTCGATGAGAGGGGGGAGGATCAGGGCGTAGACGAGCAGAAGGAGCGCCACGATGCCGGCGGCCCGGTGGGGGGCGGCTTCGCCGGCGTCCAGGCGGGAGGAGGCGCAGCTTCCCGCCCCGGAGAAGACGAGGACGGCGCAGATGACGACGGAGGCGGCGTAGACGGGGTGGCCCAGGTAGAGGACGAAGCGGTGAATGAGGTTGATCTCCACCAGCATGAAGCCGGTCCCCAGTCCGCCGAAGTAGAGGAAGGTCCGCAGGCGTCCGCCGTCCCGCCAGCCGAGGCGCAGAAGGGGAAGGAGGATCAGGACGAACGCCGCCGCGGCCATCTGGAAGAAGGTCAGGACCACGATGAGATAGCCCATCTCCAGGAAGGGTACGGTGCGTTCGCCGAAGAGGCCGGCTAAATGGGGAAGGCTTTTCCAGCGCAGGAACTGGGAGAAGAAGGGGCGGTCGTCGGTGGCCGGGCGCAGGCGGAAGGGGTAGTCGTCATAGAGTTCCTCCCGCGTGGGGGAGAGGATGAGGTCGAGATCGGCGAAGAAGGCCGGATCCTGCAGGCGGTGATAGCGCTCCCGCTCGCCGGGTTTGAGATCGGGAAGGAGAAGTGGATCGAACTGCAACTGACGGCAGAAGGCACGGACCTTCTCCGCATCGGCGGGAGTTACGGGCGAACGCTTGACGCAGAAGGTGACTGTCCCCCAGCTTCGGACCGCGACCATGTGTCGAGACGGATCGTCGATTCCCTCGGCTCTAAGAGCTTCGACCAGCGTGGCCGCCAGGCGCAGGGGATTGCGAGGGGGATAATCAAGCCAGGACGAGACGCAGAGGATGCCGCCTGTGCTCAGGTGGTCCCACATGGCCCTGATCCCTTCGATGGTCAGGGTATGCTGCTCCTGGAGGGCGAAGAGACCGGCGGCGCCGCCGAAAACGCCGATGGTGGGGAGTTCGATCAGTTCGTAGAGGCCCGGGTCAGCGGCGAGAAAGGTGCGGGGCTCAAGGGCGGAGACGGTGACCGCCGGGTGCTCCAGGAGAAGGGCGGCAGAACGTGGATAGGTGTTCCGCAGAAGCTCCAGGGCGGCCCGGTGCGGCTCGACCACCGTGACCCGGGCGGCGCCGCGGGCAAGGCCCTGGGCGGCCTTCGAGCCGGTGCCGGCATGGAGGACGAGGACGGAATCCGGCTCGGCGAGAGCGTAGGGTAGGGCGGAGGTGGTATAGTCCAGGGGGGATGCCGAGGGCCCGGGCGGCCAGACTGGGACGGCGCCGAACCCGTTGCCGTTGTTGAACAGGGCATCGCGCTGCGGAATTTTGTCCGCATAACTCAGACTAAGGCCGGGAGCGAAACGCAGGGCCGGAGCGGAGACGGCCTGAACCAGGCCGTAGGGACTGGGTCGCTCGGCGACGATGCGGGCCTCCGGCAGGTTGAGGGCACCGCGCAGGTCCTTGTACTGGGAAAGGACAAGGGGTGCGGGAAGGATAAGAAAAATCGCGATCACCAGGGCGGCGGCAGAGGCGGCGGCGATGAGCCGATTGTCCCTGCGGGGGAGAATGAGGAGTCCGGCGGCGAGGGTGAAGAGGGCGATGACGGCGGGGAGCCTGCGGGGAAAGATGAGGCCCAGCAGGGCGACGCCGACGATGCCGCCCAGTCCGGAGCCGAGCAGGTTGGCGAAGTAGAGGGTGCCGATCCTTTCGACGTGACGGACGAAGATCAGGCCGATGACCAGGGCGCTGAGAAAGAAAGGGACAGCGAAGAGGAAGTTGGCCAGGAGAAGCCTCCAGATCTGTCCCGGTTCGAAAAAGAGTAGGTAGGAATCGAAGCCGCCGAAGACGGTCTGGCCCGCGCTGACCACCGCCGCCATGGAGGCTGCGCTGCCGAAAAGCAGAAGGGGCAGGAGGGCGTCCAGCCGCTCTAGAAGCCACTCCCGGGTCAGGGCGATCATGGTGCCGGAAGCGCCGAAACCGAGGAGGGCCGTCGAGATGACCATATAGGCGAAATGATGCCACTGGGTGATGGAGAGAATCTGCATCAGCACAAGCTGAAAGGCGATGACGGCGATGGAGAGGAGCCCCAGCGCCAGATGGAGTCTGAGAAGTGGAGGCCGATCTTTCACCCGTCCCTCCGGAAGGGGACGAAGCGGACCGGCATCAGGCTGCGGGAGATGGTCTCCTCCTCACCCTTTTCCACCAGCATCAGGGTCTGGAGGAGGAAGGGGGAGCCGACGGGGATGACCATCCGTCCTCCCGTCTTTAGTTGATCGAGGAGGGGTGGGGGGATGAAGGGCGCCGCGGCGGTGACCACGACGGCATCGTAGGGGGCATGCTCTTCCCATCCGAAGTAGCCGTCTCCCTCCTTTACATGCACCCCGACATAGCCCAGCCGCTGCAGGCGGGCGGCGGCGCTTTCGGCCAGTTCCGGGATGATTTCGATGGTATAGACCTCCGCCCCCGTTTCGGCCAGGACGGCCGCCTGATAGCCCGAGCCGGTGCCGACCTCCAGAATCTTCATCTTCGGCACGGGCCGGACCGTCTCGGTCATGAAAGCGACGATATAGGGCTGGGAGATTGTCTGGCCGAATCCGATGGGAAGAGGGCCGTCGGTGTAGGCCTCTTCGGCGAGATCCGGAGAGACGAAGAGATGGCGCGGAACGGAGGCCATCGCCTCGAGGGTGACCGGATCGGAAATGCCGCGCCTCTGGAGTTGGGTGCGGACCATGCGCTCGCGGGCCTTTTCGAAAGCGGCGTCTCTGTCAGCGCCAACCGCCCAGGCGGCTACTCCGAGGAGGAGCATCGAAAAGATCAGAACAGGCCTGAGTTTATGTGTTCTGAAGCATTGCATGAAGCGCCCTCCCTGCCGACCGAAATCTACAAGGCCAGTATACTATGGGCAATGAAGAATTCAGAGGAGGGAAGGAAGGTCCTGCAGGCCGACGGGAAGTTTATCTGGCACCCCGGCGCAGGCAGTCGAGAGGGTTGTCGCCGCCGGCCACCCTCCAGGCCATGCGGCAGCGGCATTCGTGATGGCTTGCCGCCGTTTCCAGGCTTCGGCGGGGGTCGCCGTAGATCTTCCACGGCCCCTGGCAGGTGAAGGGGATGAGCGCCCACCCCATGAAGGCGGCGACGTCCTTGAGAGGATAGCCGAGAAAGATGCCGACCTCGTGAGGGAAGGAGCTGCCGCCGATACGCTCCTTGAGTTCCGCGAGGATTTTATCGAGGTCGGTGATCTGCCAGTATCCGGCACGGTTCAGCATGGTCCTCACCCGATTCTCCGCAAGAAGCCGCGAGAGGGCGGCGGAATCGTAGATGAACAGGAGCAGGGAATCGTTCCGTTCCCGCATGACTTTTACCGACAACCCGCCGGCCTCGACCAGTTCCTCCCCATATGCCTGCCATAGTGCGTAGAGGTTCCGGTCGCAGGGATGGCGGCGGCTGGTCACGTTGATTAGATTTCCCGGTTTAACCCCTTCGAGGATCTCAGCGGTCTCCAGGGCCAGGAAGGAGGCCAGGCATTCGCGGTCATTGCTGAAACGCCCGGCAATATCCCTCCATAGAGGAGTGCGGGTTCCGGGGGGCGCAAAGCGATGAGGTTTCTTCTTCATGTCAACACCTGAATAAAAATGAAATTCGTTATCAATTTATACCATGCTCCGGAGTTCGTCAACCGAAAAAAAGAAGTTCGCTTTTTTTTCGAGTTTATACCTGAAAACCTGAATGACCACCAAATCATCAAAGCATCAGGAAAACCAATATTTAAGTAAAGGCGTAACGTGGTGTCCCGGGACGGTAAAACGGGTTGCTGGCGGCCCACCCCTGTGCTAATCTAGAGCTCTTCGTGCATGTACTGAATCACTTTCGACGGCCCTCCCTGATGAAAAAAGAACGTCTTGACAAGCTGCTGGTGGAGCGTGGTCTGGTTCAGTCCCGTGAGCGGGCGAGGTCTCTCATCCTGGCCGGCAAGGTGGTGGTCGACGATCATGCCGTGGACAAAGCAGGGACCCAGGTGTCGTCCGGGGCCGAGATCCGCCTGAAGGGGGAGGATATCCCCTACGTTTCCCGGGGTGGTATCAAGCTGGAGAAGGGGCTGGACGCCTTCGGCGTCGAGGTCGCGGAGCGGATCGCTATCGACGTGGGGGCCTCGACCGGGGGATTCACCGACTGCCTTCTCCAGAGGGGAGCGGCCAGGGTTTATGCGGTCGATGTCGGCTACGGGCAGCTGGCCTGGAAGCTGCGGGAAGACGTGCGGGTGGTCAACCTGGAGCGTACCAACATCCGCCATCTGACCCCCGATCAACTCTCCGAGCGTCCGTCCCTGGCAGTTGTCGACGCCTCCTTCATTTCCCTAGAAAAGGTTCTCCCCTCCACCCTGGCGCTGCTGGCCGACACCTCCGAAGTCGTCGCCCTGATCAAGCCCCAGTTCGAGGTGGGGCGGGGGGAAGTGGGGAAGGGGGGGGTCGTTCGCGACGAAGGACAGCATCAGAGGGTAGTGGAGAGCATCAAGTCCCTGGCGCAGGAGCTCGGCTGCGACGTGCTCGGTGTGACGGAAAGCCCGATCCTCGGCCCCAAGGGGAACCGGGAGTTTCTCATCCATCTGCGCAAGACGGGAGGCCCATGAACCGCGTCTATTTCATCGGCGCCGGTCCCGGTGATCCCTCCCTTCTGACCCTGAAAGGAGCCTCCCTGCTGGCTCAATGCCAGGCGGTGTTCGCCCCGGAGCCTTTTGAGGAAACCTTTGTCGAACTGCTGCGTGGAAAGACGGTCCGGATCCCCTTTGATTTCT
It includes:
- a CDS encoding DUF3793 family protein, with product MKKKPHRFAPPGTRTPLWRDIAGRFSNDRECLASFLALETAEILEGVKPGNLINVTSRRHPCDRNLYALWQAYGEELVEAGGLSVKVMRERNDSLLLFIYDSAALSRLLAENRVRTMLNRAGYWQITDLDKILAELKERIGGSSFPHEVGIFLGYPLKDVAAFMGWALIPFTCQGPWKIYGDPRRSLETAASHHECRCRMAWRVAGGDNPLDCLRRGAR
- a CDS encoding AbrB/MazE/SpoVT family DNA-binding domain-containing protein, whose product is MEAVKVSPKFQVVIPRSVREKLNLVPGQRMQVIAYGNRIELIPEQEIGSMRGFLKGIDTTVPREDDRL
- a CDS encoding TlyA family RNA methyltransferase encodes the protein MKKERLDKLLVERGLVQSRERARSLILAGKVVVDDHAVDKAGTQVSSGAEIRLKGEDIPYVSRGGIKLEKGLDAFGVEVAERIAIDVGASTGGFTDCLLQRGAARVYAVDVGYGQLAWKLREDVRVVNLERTNIRHLTPDQLSERPSLAVVDASFISLEKVLPSTLALLADTSEVVALIKPQFEVGRGEVGKGGVVRDEGQHQRVVESIKSLAQELGCDVLGVTESPILGPKGNREFLIHLRKTGGP
- a CDS encoding protein-L-isoaspartate(D-aspartate) O-methyltransferase, with product MQCFRTHKLRPVLIFSMLLLGVAAWAVGADRDAAFEKARERMVRTQLQRRGISDPVTLEAMASVPRHLFVSPDLAEEAYTDGPLPIGFGQTISQPYIVAFMTETVRPVPKMKILEVGTGSGYQAAVLAETGAEVYTIEIIPELAESAAARLQRLGYVGVHVKEGDGYFGWEEHAPYDAVVVTAAAPFIPPPLLDQLKTGGRMVIPVGSPFLLQTLMLVEKGEEETISRSLMPVRFVPFRRDG